The Apteryx mantelli isolate bAptMan1 chromosome Z, bAptMan1.hap1, whole genome shotgun sequence genome has a segment encoding these proteins:
- the PLK2 gene encoding serine/threonine-protein kinase PLK2 — protein sequence MELLRTIAYPPGGGGGAKGCEAALGRAAGGESRRKKAEEPPHPHSHPAAEVSRIITDPTTGKRYCRGKVLGKGGFAKCYEMTDLTTNKVYAAKIIPHSRVAKPHQREKIDKEIELHRMLNHRHVVQFYHYFEDRENIYILLEYCSRRSMAHILKARKVLTEPEVRYYLRQIVSGLKYLHEQEILHRDLKLGNFFINENMELKLGDFGLAARLEPLEHRRRTICGTPNYLSPEVLNKQGHGCESDIWALGCVMYTMLLGRPPFETTNLKETYRCIREARYSLPSSLLAPAKHLIASMLSKNPEDRPSLDDIIRHDFFLQGFTPDRLSASCCHTVPDFHLSSPAKNFFKKAAAALFGGKKDKARYFDTHNRLAKEDEEIYKLRHDLKKTSITQQPHKHRTDEENQPPNTTVAKPGMLLETKQAGDAIRMIVRGTLGSCSSSSECLEDSTMGSVADTVARVLRGCLENMPEADSIPKEQLTASFQWVTKWVDYSNKYGFGYQLSDHTVGVLFNNGAHMSLLPDKKTVHYYAELGQCSVFSATDAPEQFISQVTVLKYFSHYMEENLMDGGDLPSLTDVRRPRLYLLQWLKSDKALMMLFNDGTFQVNFYHDHTKIIICNQSEEYLLTYINEDRISTTFRLTTLLVSGCSLELKHRMEYALNMLLQRCN from the exons ATGGAGCTGCTGCGGACCATCGCCTAcccgccggggggcggcggcggcgccaagGGCTGCGAGGCGGCGCTGGGCAGAGCCGCCGGCGGCGAGTCCCGCAGGAAGAAGGCGGAGGAGCCGCCGCACCCGCACTCGCACCCCGCCGCCGAGGTCTCTCGGATTATAACCGACCCCACGACGGGGAAGCGCTACTGCCGCGGCAAGGTGCTCGGAAAG GGTGGATTTGCTAAGTGTTATGAGATGACAGATTTGACAACAAATAaagtttatgctgcaaaaatcATTCCTCACAGCAGGGTAGCAAAACCTCATCAAAGGGAAAAG ATTGATAAAGAGATTGAGCTGCACAGAATGCTTAATCATAGACATGTCGTGCAGTTTTATCACTACTTTGAAGACAGAGAGAATATTTACATTCTTCTGGAGTACTGCAGTAGAAGG TCAATGGCTCACATCTTAAAAGCAAGGAAGGTATTGACAGAACCAGAAGTGCGATACTACCTCAGGCAGATTGTGTCAGGGCTAAAGTATCTTCATGAACAGGAAATCTTGCACAGGGACCTTAAACTAG gtaacttcttcattaatgagAACATGGAACTGAAACTCGGTGACTTTGGCTTGGCAGCTAGGCTGGAACCACTGGAGCACAGGAGGAG AACAATATGTGGCACACCAAATTACCTCTCTCCAGAAGTCCTCAACAAACAAGGGCATGGCTGTGAATCTGATATTTGGGCCTTAGGCTGTGTAAT GTATACAATGCTGTTGGGAAGACCACCATTTGAAACTACAAATCTTAAGGAAACCTACAGATGTATAAGGGAAGCAAGATACAGTCTGCCTTCCTCTCTCCTTGCACCTGCAAAACACTTAATAGCTAGCATGTTGTCAAAAAATCCTGAAGACAGGCCCAGTTTAGATGACATAATTCGACACGACTTTTTCTTGCAG GGCTTTACACCCGATAGACTTTCTGCTAGCTGTTGTCACACTGTTCCTGACTTCCATTTGTCAAGTCCTGCTAAAAATTTCTTCAAAAAGGCAGCTGCTGCTCTCTTTGGTGGTAAAAAGGATAAAGCAAGATACTTTGACACACACA ATAGATTAgctaaagaagatgaagaaatttACAAGCTCAGGCATGATTTGAAGAAGACATCGATAACCCAGCAGCCCCACAAACACAGAACAGATGAG GAGAACCAGCCTCCTAACACAACAGTAGCCAAGCCAGGAATGTTATTGGAAACAAAGCAAGCTGGAGATGCTATTCGGATGATAGTCAGAGGAACTTTGGGAAGCTGCAGCAGTAGCAGTGAAT GCCTGGAAGACAGTACTATGGGAAGTGTTGCTGATACCGTTGCAAGAGTATTGCGAGGATGTCTAGAGAACATGCCAGAAGCAGACAGCATTCCTAAGGAACAGCTGACGGCATCCTTCCAGTGGGTTACAAAATGGGTGGACTATTCTAACAAGTATGGCTTTGGGTACCAGCTGTCAGATCACACTGTCGGTGTCCTCTTCAACAATGGGGCGCACATGAGCCTTCTGCCAGACAAAAA AACAGTCCACTACTATGCtgagctaggccagtgctctgtctTCTCAGCCACAGATGCTCCTGAACAGTTCATTAGCCAAGTAACAGTTCTGAAGTATTTCTCTCACTACATGGAAGAGAACCTCATGGAT GGAGGAGATCTGCCCAGCCTAACAGATGTTCGTAGGCCCAGGCTTTACCTCTTACAGTGGCTTAAATCTGATAAAGCATTAATGATGCTCTTCAATGATGGCACGTTTCAG GTAAACTTCTATCATGATCATACAAAAATCATCATTTGCAATCAAAGTGAGGAGTACCTCCTTACCTACATCAATGAAGACAGGATATCCACAACGTTTCGTCTGACAACTCTTTTGGTTTCTGGATGCTCGTTGGAACTAAAACACAGAATGGAATATGCTCTGAACATGCTGCTGCAGAGATGTAACTGA